A single Nicotiana tabacum cultivar K326 chromosome 5, ASM71507v2, whole genome shotgun sequence DNA region contains:
- the LOC107821354 gene encoding protein JINGUBANG-like: MKFRSWLATCSSSVTTADDQPIPPPKLPFSDDASSLFSDITNSSPISVISQETNNSLSSLQSNLSLLTLPSVPSLQNLSPGTLNLVISARCLNSLNPRNALVTFLAVHNNLLYAASSNEINVFELTNFTLIDTFNGKDPSSGSIKSVAFLNGKIFTAHQDCKIRVWKQTPVKQHKLIAILPTLEDRLRRFVFPSSYTNVRRHKKKLWIEHHDAVSGLAVNENLMCSISWDRSLKIWSGSDLRCSESIRAHDDAINAVVVGKDGTIFTGSADKRIRVWGKPKGEKKSKSKHGLIATLEKHKSAVNALALSSDCSVLFSGACDRSILVWEREDSANYMVVTGALRGHTKAILCLINVSDLLFSGSADRTVRIWTRGIEGQFCCLTVLDGHRTPVRSLVAAAETSESDGGSVKLFSGSFDGEIKVWQIGVSSSSGSPLKS, encoded by the coding sequence ATGAAATTCCGATCTTGGCTTGCAACTTGCTCCTCCTCCGTCACCACTGCCGACGACCAGCCTATTCCACCACCAAAACTCCCATTCTCCGACGATGCAAGCAGCTTATTTTCCGACATAACCAACAGTTCACCTATATCAGTAATTTCTCAAGAAACAAACAATTCCCTTAGTAGTTTACAAAGCAACCTCTCCCTTTTAACCTTACCTTCTGTCCCTTCTCTCCAAAATCTCTCTCCCGGTACCTTAAACCTCGTAATCTCAGCTCGCTGCCTCAATTCTCTTAATCCCCGAAACGCCCTTGTCACTTTCCTAGCTGTCCACAACAATCTCCTTTACGCTGCTTCCTCCAATGAAATCAACGTCTTTGAACTCACGAATTTCACGCTTATCGATACTTTCAATGGCAAAGACCCTTCAAGCGGCTCGATAAAATCAGTGGCTTTTCTTAATGGTAAAATTTTCACAGCCCATCAGGACTGTAAAATCCGGGTGTGGAAACAGACACCAGTTAAGCAGCATAAACTAATTGCGATACTCCCAACACTTGAAGACCGGTTACGCAGATTCGTTTTCCCTAGCAGCTATACAAATGTAAGAAGACATAAGAAGAAGCTATGGATCGAACATCACGATGCTGTTTCTGGATTAGCAGTAAATGAAAATTTAATGTGCTCTATTTCGTGGGATAGGTCTTTGAAAATTTGGAGCGGGTCAGATTTACGGTGCAGTGAATCAATTAGAGCACATGATGATGCCATAAACGCTGTTGTGGTAGGTAAAGATGGGACTATTTTTACAGGTTCTGCTGATAAACGgattcgagtttggggtaaaccAAAAGGggagaaaaaatcaaaatcaaaacatgGGCTGATTGCTACATTAGAAAAACATAAATCGGCGGTGAATGCATTAGCATTAAGCTCTGATTGTTCTGTTCTATTTTCGGGCGCTTGTGATCGGTCGATATTGGTATGGGAAAGGGAAGACAGTGCTAATTACATGGTGGTTACTGGTGCATTGAGAGGTCATACGAAAGCGATATTATGTTTGATCAACGTATCTGATTTGTTGTTCAGTGGATCGGCGGATCGGACGGTAAGGATTTGGACACGTGGGATTGAAGGACAGTTCTGTTGTTTAACGGTTCTGGATGGTCATCGGACACCGGTGAGGTCATTGGTGGCGGCGGCGGAAACCAGTGAATCTGACGGTGGTTCTGTGAAGTTGTTTAGTGGAAGCTTTGACGGAGAAATTAAAGTGTGGCAAATTGGGGTTTCTAGTTCAAGTGGCAGTCCTTTGAAATCataa